One Sulfuricurvum sp. DNA window includes the following coding sequences:
- a CDS encoding peptide-binding protein has protein sequence MKKIFLIYAFTVSLIASTLHLSTSSNPARLNPLIATDSASSEIANFLFNALVKYDESGQNIIGDLAESYTRISPTVIEFKLRHGVKWHDGKPFNAEDVVFTYKLITSDKVMSPYATDFRVIKEVKALDPYTVRVTYTKPYFKALEVWMMGIVPKHILEKEGDIMGSSFNTHPIGTGPFVLTKLEFSKQIELDSNPSYFEHKPKIDKIIFHVISDPMTRFLMLKNGEIDIDGLEPMQYERQIDREFHKQFNHLELPSHSYTYLGFNLRLKKFQDPRVREALSLAINRQELVDILFLNHGRVCSGPFLPGSKGFNDSIKPPKQDLVRARVLLAAAGYDAKHPLSFEIATSNSNAIRPYAAEILQRQLLKVGVKVTLKVMEWQAFLNTVVMPKKFDTVLLGWALSLTPDPYAIWDSAGDVPGGFNMIGYHSKKTDTLIEEMESSTNPEETAELQRKIFAQIVGDNPYLFLVIPNSINVYNRHLQGIKPTINGIWEDYIDWEKK, from the coding sequence GTGAAAAAAATATTCCTTATATATGCATTCACTGTTTCTTTGATTGCTTCTACCCTTCATTTGAGTACATCCTCGAATCCTGCCCGTTTAAACCCTTTGATTGCTACTGATTCTGCTAGTAGTGAGATTGCAAATTTTCTTTTTAATGCTCTGGTGAAATACGACGAGAGCGGTCAAAATATTATCGGTGATTTAGCTGAATCGTATACGCGCATATCCCCAACGGTGATTGAGTTTAAACTTCGACATGGGGTGAAATGGCACGATGGGAAGCCTTTTAATGCAGAGGACGTGGTATTTACCTATAAACTTATAACCTCTGATAAAGTAATGAGTCCGTATGCGACCGATTTTCGAGTGATTAAAGAGGTAAAAGCACTCGATCCGTATACGGTGCGTGTCACCTATACCAAACCTTATTTTAAAGCATTAGAAGTGTGGATGATGGGGATTGTCCCTAAACATATTTTAGAAAAAGAGGGCGATATTATGGGGAGTAGTTTTAACACTCACCCTATCGGAACCGGTCCTTTTGTCCTTACAAAACTCGAATTTTCAAAACAGATTGAGCTTGACTCAAACCCCTCGTATTTTGAGCATAAACCCAAGATCGATAAAATCATTTTTCATGTCATCAGCGACCCTATGACCCGATTTTTGATGCTTAAAAACGGTGAAATAGATATTGATGGATTAGAGCCGATGCAATATGAACGCCAAATAGATAGAGAATTTCACAAACAGTTTAACCATCTTGAGCTCCCTTCTCATAGCTATACCTATCTTGGATTCAATCTACGCCTTAAAAAATTTCAAGATCCACGGGTGCGTGAAGCACTCTCTTTAGCCATCAATCGCCAAGAGTTGGTCGATATTCTATTTCTCAATCACGGGCGTGTTTGCAGTGGACCTTTTTTACCGGGGAGTAAAGGGTTTAATGATTCTATCAAACCACCGAAACAAGATTTGGTTCGTGCCCGTGTACTGTTGGCAGCCGCGGGATATGATGCCAAACACCCCCTTTCATTTGAGATAGCAACATCAAATTCCAATGCGATTCGCCCCTACGCGGCGGAGATATTACAGCGTCAGCTTTTAAAAGTAGGGGTAAAAGTTACTCTCAAAGTAATGGAGTGGCAGGCATTTTTAAATACCGTCGTTATGCCTAAAAAATTTGATACCGTATTGTTGGGATGGGCACTCTCCCTTACCCCTGATCCTTATGCGATCTGGGACAGTGCGGGGGATGTTCCGGGTGGATTTAACATGATAGGGTATCATAGTAAAAAAACCGATACGTTGATTGAGGAGATGGAAAGCTCTACGAATCCTGAAGAGACGGCAGAATTACAACGAAAAATTTTTGCTCAAATAGTGGGGGATAACCCGTATCTGTTTTTAGTAATTCCCAACAGCATTAATGTTTATAATCGACACCTACAAGGGATTAAGCCAACTATTAACGGCATTTGGGAAGATTATATTGATTGGGAAAAAAAGTGA
- a CDS encoding HAD family hydrolase has product MKKIILFDLDGTLIDSTEAILESFYHSLNTHKEVTDVSDSMITSQIGHTLETMFLGLGVREERVAEHVATYKLYYREIACQKTLMLPNAIEAIEEASEFARLGIVTTKTGVYSRELMEYFGIMKYFEVLIGFEDVTHKKPHPEPILTALEKMKSNTQNVWMIGDTRLDLECSHHAGIDAIGVLSGYDNFEQLSTFDFIIQRDVLEAVRTIAKERIK; this is encoded by the coding sequence GTGAAAAAAATTATATTATTCGATTTAGACGGGACGTTGATCGATTCGACGGAGGCGATTTTAGAGAGTTTTTACCATTCACTCAATACACATAAAGAGGTTACCGATGTTAGCGATTCGATGATAACTTCGCAAATCGGACATACATTGGAGACGATGTTTTTAGGGCTTGGTGTCCGAGAAGAGAGGGTTGCGGAACATGTAGCAACTTATAAACTTTATTATCGCGAGATTGCTTGCCAAAAAACTTTGATGCTTCCCAATGCCATTGAAGCAATAGAAGAAGCATCGGAGTTTGCCCGTTTGGGAATAGTAACGACAAAAACAGGGGTGTATTCACGTGAATTGATGGAATATTTCGGAATCATGAAATACTTTGAAGTACTTATCGGATTTGAAGATGTAACTCATAAAAAACCCCATCCTGAGCCTATTCTAACCGCTTTAGAAAAAATGAAGTCTAATACCCAAAATGTATGGATGATTGGGGATACGCGACTCGATTTGGAGTGCTCACATCATGCTGGAATAGATGCAATTGGTGTTCTTAGTGGGTATGATAATTTTGAACAATTATCAACATTTGATTTTATTATACAGAGAGATGTTTTAGAAGCGGTGCGAACAATCGCAAAAGAGAGGATAAAGTAA
- a CDS encoding pyruvate flavodoxin oxidoreductase subunit gamma — MLEIRWHSRAGQGAVTGAKGLADVVSTTGKHVQAFAFYGSAKRGAAMTAYNRVDDAPIMNHEKFMCPDYVLVIDPALVYVADFTAFEKPETTYIITTHMSKEELIASQPKLEGKKVYTVDCIKISQETIGKAIPNTPMLGALMKVSGMYEMDFFKESMIRVLKKLPQKIIDANMIAIQRAYDEVK; from the coding sequence ATGCTCGAAATTCGATGGCATAGTCGCGCCGGTCAAGGTGCAGTTACAGGTGCAAAAGGGTTAGCAGATGTTGTATCTACAACCGGAAAGCATGTTCAAGCGTTTGCATTTTACGGTTCAGCCAAACGTGGAGCTGCGATGACGGCGTATAACCGTGTCGATGATGCTCCGATTATGAATCATGAAAAATTTATGTGTCCCGATTATGTGTTGGTTATTGATCCGGCATTAGTTTATGTTGCTGATTTTACCGCTTTTGAAAAGCCGGAAACTACCTACATTATTACAACCCATATGAGCAAAGAAGAGCTTATTGCTTCTCAACCAAAGCTCGAAGGCAAAAAAGTATACACCGTTGATTGTATTAAAATTTCGCAAGAGACAATCGGAAAAGCGATCCCCAATACACCAATGCTCGGCGCATTGATGAAGGTTTCGGGTATGTATGAGATGGATTTTTTCAAAGAGAGTATGATTCGTGTTTTGAAAAAACTGCCTCAAAAAATCATTGATGCTAACATGATCGCAATTCAACGCGCTTATGATGAAGTGAAATAA
- a CDS encoding 4Fe-4S dicluster-binding protein — MEKAGWDGFEIGAMLRSFDGAVQNIATTLPEDRPYSQSSSFTASVADWRIEKPLFNKDYCIDCQFCWVFCPDLSIISRDKKMVGIDFDHCKGCGICVEVCPTNPKSLLMFSEQKDEESALAEWPQREKKAEVGEE, encoded by the coding sequence ATGGAAAAAGCAGGATGGGATGGGTTTGAAATCGGCGCAATGCTTCGGAGTTTTGATGGTGCAGTACAAAATATTGCAACAACATTGCCTGAAGATCGCCCTTATTCACAATCGAGTTCGTTTACGGCAAGTGTAGCTGATTGGCGTATTGAAAAACCACTTTTTAACAAAGATTATTGTATTGACTGCCAATTTTGCTGGGTATTTTGCCCGGATTTATCGATTATTTCACGCGATAAAAAAATGGTTGGTATTGACTTTGATCACTGTAAAGGGTGTGGGATTTGTGTCGAAGTGTGTCCGACAAATCCAAAATCGTTATTGATGTTTTCAGAACAAAAAGATGAAGAGTCGGCACTAGCAGAGTGGCCACAAAGAGAGAAAAAAGCAGAAGTAGGGGAAGAATAA
- a CDS encoding 2-oxoacid:ferredoxin oxidoreductase subunit alpha, with protein sequence MAESMELRDIEVWDGNFAAAQALRQAQVDVVAAYPITPSTAIVEGYANFKANGYVDGEFVMVESEHAAMSGCIGAAAAGGRVATATSSQGYALMVETLYSASGMRLPIVLNVVNRALGAPLNVNCDHSDMYLGRDSGWIQLNAYNPQHAYDLNFIAFKVSEDHDVRLPAMVHQDGFLSSHTAQGVHTLSDEVAYNFVGEYQPMNDMLDLDHPVTHGVQTEEDWHYEHKARQHHALMSKVLPKIQEAFDAFETLSGRRYNIVETHQMDDADIAVVCMGTSVETAMEVVNELRATGIKAGVVGIRVIRPWPLEQIADALKNVKAIGALDRSSPNGAMGMLYNEVAGTLFNAGVQTILTDYVYGLGGRDLTKAHLVQIFNDLKANMDAGKPTTPLQQFIGLRGPKLSFF encoded by the coding sequence ATGGCTGAGTCTATGGAACTACGAGATATCGAAGTATGGGATGGGAATTTTGCGGCTGCACAAGCACTTCGTCAAGCACAAGTAGATGTTGTAGCAGCGTATCCGATTACCCCTTCAACTGCTATTGTTGAGGGGTATGCAAATTTTAAAGCCAACGGTTATGTTGATGGTGAGTTTGTTATGGTTGAGTCTGAACATGCGGCAATGTCGGGATGTATCGGTGCAGCAGCAGCGGGTGGACGTGTAGCAACAGCCACCAGTTCTCAGGGGTATGCATTGATGGTAGAGACTCTTTACTCTGCTTCAGGAATGCGTTTACCGATCGTTTTGAACGTTGTAAATCGTGCTTTAGGTGCACCGTTAAACGTAAACTGTGATCATTCTGATATGTATTTGGGGCGCGATAGTGGTTGGATTCAACTCAATGCGTATAATCCTCAGCACGCATACGATTTAAATTTTATTGCTTTTAAAGTAAGTGAAGATCATGATGTTCGCCTTCCGGCAATGGTTCATCAAGATGGGTTTTTAAGTTCACATACCGCGCAAGGTGTTCACACGTTGAGTGATGAGGTAGCGTACAACTTTGTCGGTGAATATCAACCGATGAATGATATGCTCGATCTTGATCATCCGGTAACTCATGGGGTTCAAACTGAAGAAGATTGGCACTATGAGCATAAAGCACGTCAACACCATGCACTTATGAGCAAAGTACTTCCAAAAATACAAGAGGCATTTGATGCTTTTGAAACATTGAGCGGTCGTCGTTATAACATTGTTGAAACACATCAAATGGACGATGCTGATATCGCTGTGGTCTGTATGGGGACATCTGTAGAAACTGCAATGGAAGTCGTTAATGAACTTCGTGCTACCGGAATCAAAGCCGGTGTTGTGGGAATACGTGTTATTCGTCCATGGCCATTAGAACAAATTGCAGATGCTCTGAAAAATGTAAAAGCAATCGGTGCACTTGATCGCTCTAGTCCAAATGGGGCGATGGGTATGTTGTATAATGAAGTTGCAGGAACTCTTTTTAATGCAGGAGTACAAACGATTTTAACCGATTATGTGTACGGCTTAGGTGGGCGTGATTTAACTAAAGCTCATTTGGTTCAGATTTTTAACGATCTTAAAGCCAATATGGATGCAGGAAAACCTACAACACCATTGCAACAATTTATCGGTCTTCGCGGACCGAAACTCTCGTTTTTCTAA
- a CDS encoding thiamine pyrophosphate-dependent enzyme, with product MKKIKNLKEFSTSADRFEGANLLCPGCAHSIIVREVLNATNDDLILAASTGCLEVCTAVYPYTSWDASWIHIGFENGSTAVAGAEAMYKALKTKGRLKQPDRVPKFVAFGGDGATYDIGFQWISGCFERGHNMMYVCLDNEVYANTGGQRSSSTPIGSSATTSPAGRTSYGEKMNKKDMVAIMAAHGAPYVAQVAPNKWKDMVAKIQKGFAAEGPVYINAMSACTTEWKFSPEDTIAVSDLATDSLVFPLYEIVNGTELNITYRPKNIIPVRDYLGAQGRFKHLFTKQYEYLIDEWQTRVDAKWVQLQRREEARV from the coding sequence ATGAAAAAAATTAAAAATCTTAAAGAGTTTTCAACCTCTGCGGATCGTTTTGAAGGTGCAAACCTTCTCTGCCCTGGATGTGCTCACTCGATTATTGTTCGTGAAGTTTTGAACGCTACGAATGATGATTTGATCCTTGCCGCATCAACGGGTTGTTTGGAAGTGTGTACGGCGGTTTATCCGTACACTTCATGGGATGCTTCATGGATTCACATCGGATTTGAAAATGGCTCTACTGCGGTTGCGGGAGCTGAGGCGATGTACAAAGCCCTTAAAACTAAAGGGCGTTTGAAACAACCTGATCGCGTCCCTAAATTCGTCGCTTTCGGCGGAGACGGTGCAACATATGATATCGGGTTCCAATGGATTTCAGGATGTTTTGAACGTGGTCATAATATGATGTACGTTTGTTTGGATAACGAGGTTTATGCAAATACTGGTGGTCAACGCTCTTCTTCTACCCCAATCGGATCATCTGCAACCACTTCTCCTGCTGGACGTACCAGTTATGGCGAAAAGATGAATAAAAAAGATATGGTTGCTATTATGGCAGCACACGGTGCTCCATACGTTGCACAAGTTGCTCCAAACAAATGGAAAGATATGGTAGCAAAAATCCAAAAAGGGTTTGCCGCTGAGGGTCCTGTTTATATCAACGCGATGTCAGCCTGTACCACTGAGTGGAAATTTTCACCAGAAGACACTATCGCTGTCTCTGATTTAGCAACCGATTCATTGGTATTCCCATTGTATGAGATTGTGAACGGTACAGAGCTTAACATCACCTATCGTCCAAAAAATATTATTCCGGTACGTGATTATTTGGGTGCACAAGGGCGTTTTAAACACCTTTTCACCAAACAATACGAGTATCTCATTGATGAGTGGCAAACACGTGTCGATGCTAAATGGGTACAACTTCAACGTCGTGAAGAAGCCAGAGTTTAG
- the lsrK gene encoding autoinducer-2 kinase, translating into MNRYFLVLDAGTGSIRSIIFDTLGNQIAIAQYEWEHISEVGVAGSMGFDYVRGWELAKRCIRESIASAKITASEIVAVSASSMREGIVVYDGEKREIWGVANVDGRSGEEVSYLKKTFPSLESESYAISGQTFALSAAPRLLWLKNNHPSLYEKARYFTMISDWILFKLSGELASEPSNAGTAGAFSLQTRDWNKNEFEQCGLKDLFVPIREIGEVLGHISTEASRETGLSTETIVVMGGGDVQIGTAGLGASKLGDAVVLGGSFWQQVVNIPSTAVLSNEMLLRVNPHVVRGMSQAEGITFFTGLVMRWFRNTLGCGKSYAELEEMASRVSLGSYGITPIFSDRMNYGEWIHASPSFIGLGLDESKYNVASMFRALEENACIVSAINLENIKAFSGVSPTSITFASGASNGALWSQILADVTGLEVRVPVIKEATALGVAMACGIGAGVYKSFEEAGKEIVKIERTYEPNMVNHAQYSEIKERWFKVYAKQMELVREGITEPMWKAPGV; encoded by the coding sequence ATGAATCGCTATTTCCTCGTACTCGATGCAGGGACGGGGAGTATCCGATCCATCATCTTTGATACCCTCGGCAACCAAATAGCGATTGCTCAATACGAGTGGGAACATATTTCTGAAGTGGGCGTAGCAGGGTCGATGGGATTTGATTATGTGCGCGGTTGGGAACTTGCCAAGAGGTGTATTCGCGAGTCAATCGCTAGCGCAAAAATCACTGCCTCAGAAATAGTAGCGGTATCGGCATCGAGTATGCGTGAGGGGATTGTTGTCTATGACGGTGAAAAAAGAGAAATCTGGGGTGTAGCTAATGTTGATGGTCGCTCAGGCGAGGAAGTCTCTTATCTCAAAAAAACATTTCCCTCGCTGGAATCAGAGAGCTATGCGATTAGTGGACAAACCTTTGCCCTCTCTGCTGCACCTCGGTTGTTATGGCTGAAAAACAATCACCCTTCACTGTATGAGAAAGCCCGTTATTTTACGATGATCAGCGATTGGATACTTTTTAAACTCAGCGGAGAGTTAGCCTCTGAGCCTTCAAATGCGGGGACGGCGGGAGCGTTTAGCCTCCAAACCCGCGATTGGAATAAAAATGAGTTTGAACAATGCGGACTCAAAGATTTGTTTGTCCCGATACGAGAGATCGGAGAGGTATTAGGTCACATCAGTACAGAAGCTTCACGTGAGACGGGATTAAGCACGGAAACCATCGTTGTTATGGGGGGCGGTGACGTTCAGATCGGTACGGCGGGTCTGGGAGCTTCAAAGCTCGGCGATGCGGTGGTTCTCGGAGGGAGTTTTTGGCAGCAGGTGGTCAATATCCCTAGTACTGCTGTACTTTCAAATGAGATGTTGTTGCGGGTTAATCCACATGTCGTACGCGGTATGTCTCAGGCAGAGGGGATAACCTTTTTTACGGGGCTAGTGATGCGCTGGTTTCGTAATACTCTTGGGTGTGGTAAAAGTTATGCGGAACTTGAAGAAATGGCTTCACGTGTTTCTCTCGGTTCGTACGGTATAACTCCGATATTCAGTGATCGGATGAACTATGGCGAGTGGATACACGCTTCTCCATCATTCATCGGATTGGGGCTGGATGAGTCCAAATACAACGTCGCATCGATGTTTCGCGCCCTTGAAGAGAACGCATGTATCGTGAGTGCGATCAATCTGGAAAACATCAAAGCTTTTAGCGGTGTTTCACCCACCTCTATTACCTTTGCAAGCGGGGCATCCAACGGGGCGTTGTGGTCGCAGATTTTAGCGGATGTTACAGGATTAGAAGTGCGCGTTCCGGTAATCAAAGAGGCGACGGCATTAGGTGTGGCGATGGCATGCGGGATTGGTGCTGGGGTCTATAAAAGCTTTGAAGAGGCGGGGAAAGAGATAGTTAAAATCGAGCGGACGTATGAACCGAACATGGTCAATCACGCGCAGTATAGTGAGATTAAAGAGAGATGGTTCAAAGTGTATGCTAAACAGATGGAATTAGTACGTGAGGGGATTACGGAGCCGATGTGGAAGGCTCCAGGGGTTTAG
- a CDS encoding putative quinol monooxygenase, which produces MKITKRVTFIAKEEHIATVKKLLEDMVIPSLKEPGCLFYYIFQSQNNPRKFFAVESWADDESLEGHKHTEHYAYYKSHYEAFVDDKYTEELDLLDEEAYQF; this is translated from the coding sequence ATGAAAATTACGAAAAGAGTGACCTTTATCGCCAAAGAAGAGCATATCGCAACGGTCAAAAAATTATTAGAGGATATGGTCATTCCATCGCTAAAAGAGCCGGGATGTTTGTTTTATTACATCTTCCAATCCCAAAACAATCCACGTAAATTCTTCGCCGTTGAGTCGTGGGCAGATGATGAGTCGTTAGAGGGGCATAAACACACGGAACACTATGCCTACTACAAATCACACTATGAAGCGTTTGTGGATGATAAATATACGGAAGAGTTAGACCTTCTCGACGAGGAAGCATATCAGTTCTAA
- a CDS encoding class II aldolase/adducin family protein has product MTSLFEPQIAAQYQNDPLGMRVYTSQLLGQNKELVLHGGGNTSVKIDDTLYVKGSGWNLDTIEKGGFSPVNLDVLLEMATRESLSDTQMVAEQRAAMSDQSFPNPSIEAILHAIIPYVFVDHTHADAVVTLTNTPNGKGLVQELYGENMLIIDYVMPGFELAKYIYEITRHIDWNSLTGMILMHHGVFTFDDDAQRAYEKMIDIVTVAETYLAEHVTLACGDCEGKGDKSIAEAVGIEAAKLRGCDLFPLLIDSPRAQLFSILPNLESLVKCGGLTPEHVIRIKPFPAIINGDIGSGIEQFVQEYKSYFDANALQKHICLDLAPRYAVIKGVGIVVLGKDENESHIIGDIVKHTITAILSAEQLGGWGSLTLAQMFEMEYWELEQAKLKK; this is encoded by the coding sequence ATGACAAGCCTCTTTGAACCTCAGATAGCCGCACAGTATCAAAACGACCCACTGGGGATGAGAGTCTATACCTCCCAACTCTTAGGACAAAACAAGGAATTAGTACTCCACGGTGGCGGAAATACCTCGGTAAAAATCGATGATACCCTCTATGTCAAAGGGAGCGGTTGGAATCTCGATACGATAGAAAAAGGGGGATTTTCTCCCGTCAACCTCGACGTTCTTTTAGAGATGGCGACACGAGAGAGCCTTAGTGACACTCAAATGGTGGCAGAACAGCGTGCCGCGATGTCGGATCAAAGCTTTCCCAACCCCTCCATCGAAGCAATCCTCCACGCCATCATCCCCTATGTATTCGTCGATCACACCCATGCCGATGCCGTCGTTACCCTCACCAATACCCCGAACGGTAAAGGATTAGTTCAAGAACTCTATGGGGAGAATATGCTCATCATCGATTACGTGATGCCCGGATTTGAACTGGCAAAATATATCTATGAGATTACCCGTCACATCGATTGGAATAGCCTTACGGGGATGATTCTAATGCACCATGGAGTCTTTACGTTTGATGATGATGCACAGCGTGCCTATGAGAAGATGATCGACATCGTCACCGTTGCCGAAACATATCTTGCCGAACACGTCACCCTCGCCTGCGGAGACTGCGAAGGAAAAGGGGACAAATCTATCGCCGAAGCGGTGGGAATCGAAGCGGCAAAACTTCGCGGATGCGATCTCTTTCCTTTATTGATCGACTCGCCGCGCGCTCAGCTCTTTAGCATCCTCCCCAATCTCGAATCACTCGTAAAATGTGGAGGATTGACTCCCGAGCACGTGATCCGTATCAAACCTTTCCCTGCAATCATCAACGGTGATATCGGCTCAGGAATTGAGCAATTTGTGCAGGAGTATAAAAGCTATTTCGATGCCAATGCTTTGCAAAAGCATATCTGTCTCGATCTCGCCCCCCGTTATGCAGTGATTAAAGGTGTCGGAATCGTCGTACTGGGTAAAGATGAAAACGAGTCCCATATCATCGGCGACATCGTCAAACACACGATAACCGCAATCCTATCGGCTGAACAACTCGGGGGATGGGGTTCACTCACACTCGCTCAGATGTTCGAAATGGAATACTGGGAACTTGAACAAGCTAAATTGAAAAAATAA
- the luxS gene encoding S-ribosylhomocysteine lyase, translated as MPLLDSFCVDHTIMPAPAVRRAKGMKTPKGDDITVFDLRFCRPNEVILSSEGIHTLEHLFAGFMRDHLNSGSTEIIDISPMGCRTGFYMSVIGTPSEETVAEAWEASMHDILAVEKQSDIPELNVYQCGTYKMHSLEDAKAIATEVLRRDIDIMDNEALALDLSKVEQ; from the coding sequence ATGCCGTTACTTGACAGTTTTTGTGTCGATCACACCATTATGCCCGCTCCTGCCGTACGTCGTGCCAAAGGGATGAAAACACCCAAAGGGGATGACATTACGGTGTTTGACCTCCGATTTTGCCGTCCGAATGAGGTGATTCTCTCTTCTGAGGGGATTCATACGTTAGAGCACCTTTTCGCAGGATTTATGCGCGATCATCTCAACTCAGGGAGCACGGAGATCATCGATATCTCTCCGATGGGGTGCCGTACAGGATTTTACATGTCGGTAATCGGGACACCGAGTGAAGAGACAGTAGCCGAAGCATGGGAAGCGTCGATGCACGATATTCTCGCCGTGGAAAAACAAAGCGACATTCCTGAACTCAACGTCTATCAATGCGGGACATACAAAATGCACTCTTTGGAAGATGCGAAAGCGATTGCGACCGAAGTATTGCGCCGTGACATCGACATCATGGATAATGAAGCGTTAGCGCTGGATTTATCGAAAGTAGAGCAATAA
- a CDS encoding MarC family protein: MELNYFAYLQTLLHYSVGLITIVNPIAAAAIMISSSPSNLTKEDTDDIGKKAALTVLIASLITIFLGNAIFELFGITTSSVMVIGGIILLLMSIHMVQGKISEASHTPEESKVAILKEDISVIPIGIPILFGPGLISTLMIFKAKSSTMIEISLLVIAVIIVCVIIYLTLRNAIFLTRVLGVVGLKIMTRIMGLVVGAIAAQFIVYGIKALWQPL; this comes from the coding sequence ATGGAGTTAAATTATTTTGCCTACCTACAGACACTACTCCATTATTCGGTTGGTTTGATTACCATCGTAAACCCTATCGCAGCTGCAGCGATTATGATTTCCTCTTCCCCTTCGAATCTCACCAAAGAAGATACCGATGATATTGGTAAAAAAGCTGCATTGACTGTTCTAATTGCTTCTTTGATAACTATTTTTTTAGGGAACGCTATTTTTGAACTTTTTGGGATTACCACCTCTTCGGTGATGGTGATTGGTGGAATCATTTTGTTATTGATGTCCATTCATATGGTGCAGGGGAAAATCTCAGAAGCATCGCACACTCCTGAAGAATCGAAAGTCGCAATATTGAAAGAAGACATCTCTGTTATCCCTATTGGAATCCCCATATTGTTTGGTCCGGGGCTGATATCTACTCTCATGATTTTTAAAGCAAAAAGCTCTACTATGATAGAAATTTCGTTACTCGTCATAGCTGTCATAATCGTATGTGTAATTATCTATTTAACACTGAGAAATGCAATCTTCTTGACAAGAGTTTTGGGGGTTGTCGGATTGAAAATTATGACGAGAATTATGGGTCTTGTCGTTGGGGCGATTGCAGCTCAATTTATCGTTTATGGGATTAAAGCATTGTGGCAACCTCTTTAA
- a CDS encoding MnmC family methyltransferase has protein sequence MAQAWIQSDDGSYTAYSSEYDEHYHSTKDGALNESLKKHIEPAFKLHSEKEHLRLIDICFGLGFNTLLSLYYRDTYCPDTTLEIYSPELDGELVASLVDFPYPDIFEPYRNIITDIATLGGYEDERTVITVEIMDARVAMRELEGEWDVCYQDAFSPSVNPLLWTREYFADVARLMGEDGILTTYSTALATRLALYENGFNVYLNTGEGYRNATIASRRTLEGYEKVDMEHKITCNPNAKSLRDENSAL, from the coding sequence ATGGCACAAGCGTGGATACAAAGCGACGATGGAAGCTATACAGCATATAGCAGTGAATACGACGAACACTACCACTCGACCAAAGACGGTGCTTTGAATGAATCGCTCAAAAAACATATCGAACCCGCTTTTAAACTTCATAGCGAGAAAGAGCATCTCCGTCTCATCGACATTTGTTTCGGATTGGGATTTAATACTCTGCTGAGTCTCTATTATCGCGATACCTATTGTCCAGATACAACTCTTGAAATCTATTCCCCCGAACTGGACGGGGAGTTGGTCGCTTCGCTCGTCGATTTTCCCTATCCAGACATCTTTGAACCGTACCGAAATATCATCACCGACATTGCGACACTCGGCGGGTATGAGGATGAGAGGACGGTAATTACGGTCGAAATTATGGATGCACGGGTTGCGATGAGAGAGCTGGAGGGGGAGTGGGATGTATGTTATCAAGATGCCTTTAGCCCCTCGGTTAATCCGCTGCTTTGGACGCGGGAATACTTTGCCGATGTGGCACGGCTGATGGGAGAGGATGGGATACTCACCACCTACTCGACCGCGCTCGCTACACGGCTGGCACTCTATGAAAACGGTTTTAATGTCTATCTAAATACGGGTGAAGGATATCGTAATGCAACGATTGCCTCGCGGCGTACTTTAGAGGGGTATGAGAAAGTCGATATGGAGCATAAGATTACGTGTAATCCGAATGCCAAAAGTCTCAGAGACGAAAATTCGGCTCTTTGA
- a CDS encoding cupin domain-containing protein — MQTVTFFTHTHFGDKPQIDMMFESFTSKEIRICMAEGNIMREHTAPGAIMIMVLKGSVLITSLEESVVLNAGDMIGFEAKVPHSLEAHEESILRLSLSKNDTFKRVIGVL; from the coding sequence ATGCAAACCGTGACTTTTTTCACCCATACCCATTTCGGTGATAAACCCCAAATCGACATGATGTTTGAATCATTCACTTCGAAAGAGATTCGCATCTGCATGGCAGAGGGGAATATTATGCGTGAACACACCGCACCGGGAGCTATTATGATTATGGTATTAAAAGGGAGTGTTTTGATTACTTCACTAGAGGAGAGTGTCGTATTAAATGCAGGCGATATGATAGGTTTTGAAGCAAAAGTTCCCCATTCTCTCGAAGCCCATGAAGAGAGTATACTCCGTCTAAGCCTCTCGAAAAACGATACGTTCAAACGGGTAATCGGAGTTCTTTAA